A window from Thiomonas sp. FB-Cd encodes these proteins:
- a CDS encoding peptidase U32 family protein has product MQSTVKNRPELVCPAGSLRALQMAVDAGADAVYLGLRDATNARNFVGLNFDDGQIRAGVAYAHEHGVNVLMALNTFAGADDTSPWFRAVDRAVELGADALIVADTAVMAHARRQHPVMRLHLSVQASATTYAAIAFYRERYGIQRAVLPRVLTLSQVAHVIRNAGVDIEVFGFGSLCVMVEGRCALSSYATGKSPNNAGVCSPPSAVRWIERAGAVEARLNDVLIDRYASDEPRAYPTLCKGRFEVNGVRDYALEEPTSLNTLELLPQLIDAGVKAIKIEGRQRSPSYVAEVTRVWRAAIDLAVSSNRYAVLPAWSEQLNRWAEGQQHTLGAYDRPWR; this is encoded by the coding sequence ATGCAATCCACCGTAAAAAACCGACCTGAACTGGTCTGCCCCGCAGGGTCCTTGCGTGCACTGCAAATGGCGGTGGATGCCGGTGCGGACGCTGTGTATCTGGGGCTGCGCGACGCCACCAATGCGCGTAACTTCGTGGGACTGAATTTCGATGACGGACAGATTCGCGCTGGCGTCGCTTACGCCCATGAACACGGTGTCAACGTTCTGATGGCGCTCAACACCTTTGCCGGCGCTGATGACACCTCACCCTGGTTCCGCGCTGTCGATCGCGCAGTCGAATTGGGCGCCGATGCACTGATCGTGGCGGATACCGCGGTGATGGCCCATGCGCGGCGTCAACACCCGGTCATGCGGCTTCACCTGTCCGTGCAGGCTTCGGCAACGACTTATGCAGCTATAGCGTTTTACCGTGAGCGCTATGGCATTCAACGCGCAGTTCTTCCCCGGGTACTGACCTTATCGCAGGTCGCACATGTCATCCGGAATGCCGGCGTTGACATCGAGGTGTTCGGCTTCGGCAGTTTGTGTGTGATGGTTGAAGGCCGTTGCGCGTTGTCGTCCTACGCCACCGGGAAGTCCCCCAACAATGCTGGCGTTTGCTCGCCACCCTCTGCAGTGCGTTGGATCGAACGGGCCGGCGCCGTGGAGGCGCGCTTGAACGATGTTTTGATCGATCGGTACGCGTCTGATGAGCCTCGCGCCTACCCGACATTGTGCAAGGGTCGATTCGAGGTCAATGGTGTGCGCGACTATGCGCTGGAAGAACCCACCAGTTTGAACACCCTGGAGTTGCTGCCGCAGTTGATTGATGCAGGCGTTAAGGCCATTAAGATCGAGGGCCGCCAGCGCAGCCCCAGTTACGTTGCCGAAGTCACACGGGTCTGGCGAGCCGCCATCGACTTGGCGGTCTCATCCAATCGCTATGCAGTCCTCCCCGCATGGTCCGAGCAGCTGAACCGCTGGGCCGAGGGCCAGCAGCACACTCTCGGCGCGTATGACCGGCCATGGCGGTGA
- a CDS encoding ribonucleoside triphosphate reductase has translation MDFVKSGTSQARPLVVIKRDGRQEGFDAERIYRAIQSAGAAAHEFDEQAARVHCDAVVEVLAHRFHDRAPNVEQIQDVVEQTLIAADHVKTARAYIAYREQHARLRQDHRTLVDVESSVSEYLKRTDWRVNANANQGYSLGGLILNVAGKVTANYWLSHVYPVEIGEAHRAADLHIHDLDMLSGYCAGWSLRTLLNEGLNGVPGKVESGPPRHMSSAVGQIVNFLGTLQNEWAGAQAFSSFDTYMAPFVRKDRMSYQAVRQCMQELIYNLNVPSRWGTQTPFTNLTFDWTCPEDLREQTPSIGDEDQPFVYGELQAEMDLINRAYIDVMTAGDAKGRVFTFPIPTYNMTKDFPWDSENAQRLFNMTAKYGLPYFQNFINSDLTPNMVRSMCCRLQLDLRELLKRGNGLFGSAEQTGSVGVVTINCARLGHLHRGDEVGLFRRLDTLLNLGRQSLEIKRKAIQRLMDQGLFPYTKRYLGTLRNHFSTLGVNGVNEMIRNFTADEHNIATSWGHSFARRLLDHVRGRIVAFQEQTGHLYNLEATPAEGTTYRFAKEDRKRYRGILQAGTPAQPYYTNSTQLPVGFTDDPFDALERQEQLQTLYTGGTVLHLYMGEQLSSGAACRELVRRALTRFRLPYITITPTFSICPKHGYLSGEHHFCPKCDEEAFARKRGLLAA, from the coding sequence ATGGACTTTGTAAAAAGCGGGACATCACAGGCTCGGCCGCTCGTGGTGATCAAGCGGGACGGCAGGCAAGAAGGCTTCGATGCAGAGCGAATTTATCGTGCAATCCAGAGCGCAGGAGCCGCCGCTCATGAGTTCGATGAGCAAGCCGCGCGTGTGCATTGCGACGCCGTGGTTGAAGTTCTGGCGCATCGATTCCACGATCGCGCTCCGAATGTAGAGCAAATTCAAGATGTCGTGGAGCAGACACTAATTGCCGCGGATCATGTGAAAACCGCGCGTGCCTACATCGCCTATCGTGAACAGCACGCCAGGCTTCGGCAGGATCACCGGACTTTGGTTGATGTGGAAAGCTCAGTGAGCGAGTATCTCAAGCGTACGGATTGGCGTGTGAATGCAAATGCCAATCAAGGCTATTCCCTGGGTGGGCTCATTCTGAACGTTGCGGGGAAAGTCACGGCCAATTATTGGCTGTCTCATGTCTATCCGGTGGAAATTGGCGAAGCACACCGCGCCGCAGATCTTCATATTCATGATCTCGACATGCTGTCGGGATACTGCGCCGGCTGGTCGCTGCGGACCTTGCTCAATGAGGGGCTCAATGGCGTTCCCGGCAAGGTCGAGTCTGGCCCACCCCGGCATATGAGTTCCGCAGTCGGACAGATTGTCAATTTTCTCGGGACTCTGCAAAACGAATGGGCAGGAGCACAAGCGTTTTCGTCATTCGACACATACATGGCGCCTTTCGTGCGCAAGGATCGGATGTCTTACCAGGCCGTGCGTCAGTGCATGCAGGAGTTGATCTACAACTTGAACGTTCCATCGCGTTGGGGGACGCAGACTCCGTTCACAAATCTTACCTTCGACTGGACCTGTCCTGAGGATTTGCGTGAGCAAACGCCAAGTATCGGGGACGAAGACCAGCCCTTTGTATACGGGGAGTTACAGGCAGAGATGGATCTGATTAACCGCGCCTACATCGATGTCATGACTGCCGGGGATGCGAAGGGCAGGGTTTTCACCTTTCCGATCCCAACCTACAACATGACCAAAGATTTTCCGTGGGACTCGGAGAACGCCCAGCGCTTGTTCAATATGACGGCCAAGTACGGGCTCCCCTATTTTCAGAATTTCATCAACTCCGACCTCACTCCCAATATGGTGCGCTCCATGTGTTGCCGCTTGCAGCTCGATCTGCGTGAGCTTCTCAAGCGCGGCAATGGGTTGTTCGGTTCGGCCGAACAGACTGGCTCGGTCGGCGTCGTCACGATCAACTGCGCGCGCCTAGGCCATCTCCATCGCGGAGACGAAGTAGGCTTATTCCGCCGCCTAGACACGTTGCTTAACTTGGGCAGGCAGAGCTTGGAGATCAAGCGCAAAGCCATCCAGCGGTTGATGGACCAAGGACTGTTTCCTTATACCAAACGCTATCTCGGTACCCTGCGCAATCATTTTTCGACATTGGGAGTCAACGGCGTCAACGAAATGATTCGTAACTTTACGGCTGATGAGCACAATATCGCGACGTCATGGGGCCATAGTTTTGCCAGGCGTTTACTTGATCACGTTCGCGGCCGCATCGTTGCTTTTCAGGAACAAACAGGGCATCTTTACAACCTCGAGGCCACTCCCGCCGAAGGTACGACCTACCGTTTCGCCAAGGAAGACCGCAAGCGCTACCGGGGCATCCTGCAGGCGGGCACGCCAGCTCAGCCTTATTACACGAATTCGACGCAATTGCCAGTCGGCTTCACCGATGATCCATTCGATGCACTCGAGCGGCAAGAGCAATTGCAGACTCTCTACACCGGTGGCACCGTGCTGCACTTGTATATGGGAGAACAATTGTCTAGTGGAGCAGCATGCCGCGAGTTGGTACGGCGCGCACTCACACGTTTTCGGCTGCCCTACATCACCATCACGCCAACATTCTCCATCTGCCCGAAACATGGCTATCTGTCTGGAGAGCACCACTTTTGTCCTAAATGCGACGAAGAGGCATTCGCGCGCAAGCGAGGTTTGCTCGCGGCTTAA
- a CDS encoding DUF2249 domain-containing protein, with product MTTSPLTLDVRPILHSGGEPFPEIMQAVGNLECGQSLRLFTTFKPVPLFSVMGKKGYAHHERELGENDWEVIFEPLGDPEESRLDAAAGGLGRGDASGWPAPIRTLDSRGMMPPEPLVATLETLESMGPAEVLEGWYDRDPLLLYPELEARGHQARCERVESGTYRVLIRCASASGVQSGDTK from the coding sequence ATGACAACTTCACCTCTGACGCTCGACGTGCGCCCGATTCTGCACAGCGGTGGCGAACCATTTCCCGAAATCATGCAAGCGGTGGGCAATCTTGAATGTGGACAGAGTTTGCGCCTGTTCACAACCTTCAAGCCAGTTCCACTTTTTTCGGTGATGGGGAAGAAGGGCTATGCCCATCATGAAAGAGAGCTTGGAGAGAACGACTGGGAAGTTATCTTCGAGCCGCTAGGCGACCCCGAGGAATCGCGGCTGGATGCTGCAGCGGGCGGACTTGGGCGCGGCGACGCCAGTGGATGGCCCGCACCCATTCGCACACTCGACAGCCGCGGCATGATGCCTCCCGAACCCCTGGTGGCCACCCTGGAGACACTTGAATCGATGGGACCGGCTGAGGTGCTGGAAGGCTGGTACGACCGTGACCCCCTGTTGTTGTATCCGGAGCTAGAGGCCCGCGGCCACCAGGCTCGTTGCGAGAGAGTTGAGTCTGGGACGTACCGGGTTTTGATTCGATGCGCAAGCGCTTCTGGCGTCCAATCAGGAGACACAAAATGA
- the nrdD gene encoding anaerobic ribonucleoside-triphosphate reductase, with the protein MTQASHTIPASTEAVELLDTERQPCEVWTRVMGYHRPVSSFNVGKKGEHHERLFFAEQRCALDA; encoded by the coding sequence ATGACACAAGCGTCTCATACCATCCCGGCGAGCACGGAAGCAGTCGAATTGCTCGATACGGAACGCCAGCCTTGCGAAGTCTGGACACGCGTCATGGGCTATCACCGACCCGTGTCAAGTTTTAACGTTGGCAAAAAGGGGGAGCATCACGAGCGCCTGTTCTTCGCTGAACAACGCTGTGCCCTGGACGCATAA
- a CDS encoding D-amino acid dehydrogenase has product MKIIVLGAGVVGVASAYFLREQGHEVTVIERQAQVAARTSFANGGQISVSGAEPWANPGVPRQLLAWLGHEDAPLRLRLRADPRQWAWCLRFLQECLPWRTARNMRELVQLGLYSREVLRALRKRRDLHYDKQCRGILHLYTDARALDGAAHCTRQMRELGCERRVVGVAEAVRIEPALASMRARLVGATYTADDESGDANAFARQLAASCERDGVRFRFGRTVTALRRSADSVDHVELTNPDGSFERMTADAYVLTCGCWSAQLAKTAGLHLPLYPVKGYSVTLPVADAGAAWQVSLTDEQHKLVFSRLGDRLRVAGTAEVGGWTRELDSQRCAAIVAQVNTMFPGAADVSRARYWAGLRPMTPGNVPIVGRSRLRNLYLNTGHGSLGWTLACGSAAGLASIVGGRRPDVAFAFTGT; this is encoded by the coding sequence ATGAAGATCATCGTGCTCGGCGCCGGGGTTGTTGGCGTCGCATCCGCGTACTTTCTACGCGAGCAGGGGCACGAGGTGACCGTCATCGAACGTCAAGCCCAGGTCGCGGCACGCACCAGCTTTGCCAATGGAGGCCAGATCTCGGTCAGCGGCGCCGAGCCTTGGGCGAATCCCGGCGTGCCACGGCAGTTGCTTGCCTGGTTGGGGCACGAAGATGCACCGCTGCGTCTGCGCCTGCGCGCCGACCCGCGGCAATGGGCCTGGTGCCTTCGCTTTCTCCAGGAGTGCCTGCCTTGGCGCACTGCGCGCAACATGCGTGAGCTCGTTCAGCTGGGGCTGTATAGCCGCGAGGTCCTGCGCGCGCTGCGCAAACGTCGCGACCTGCACTACGACAAACAGTGCCGGGGCATCTTGCATCTCTACACGGATGCGCGAGCACTCGACGGGGCAGCCCACTGCACCCGCCAGATGCGCGAGCTCGGCTGCGAGAGACGGGTGGTTGGTGTTGCCGAGGCGGTGCGCATCGAACCGGCGCTTGCATCGATGCGCGCACGTCTGGTGGGTGCCACCTATACCGCGGATGACGAATCGGGCGATGCCAACGCCTTCGCGCGCCAACTGGCGGCGAGCTGCGAGCGCGACGGCGTGCGGTTCCGATTCGGCCGCACCGTCACAGCGCTACGCCGATCCGCGGACAGCGTGGATCATGTCGAGCTCACGAACCCCGACGGAAGCTTCGAGCGCATGACGGCTGATGCCTATGTGCTGACCTGCGGGTGCTGGAGCGCGCAGCTCGCCAAGACTGCGGGCCTTCACCTCCCCCTCTACCCGGTGAAAGGCTATTCGGTCACGCTCCCGGTCGCCGATGCCGGCGCTGCCTGGCAGGTATCGCTGACCGACGAGCAGCACAAACTCGTCTTCTCGCGCCTGGGTGACCGACTGCGGGTGGCGGGGACGGCCGAGGTCGGCGGCTGGACGCGCGAGTTGGACAGCCAGCGTTGCGCGGCGATTGTGGCGCAGGTCAACACGATGTTTCCAGGCGCAGCAGATGTCTCCCGCGCCCGTTACTGGGCCGGATTGCGACCGATGACCCCGGGCAACGTGCCCATCGTCGGTCGCAGCCGACTGCGCAATCTCTATCTCAACACGGGCCATGGCAGCCTCGGCTGGACACTGGCCTGCGGCTCGGCGGCCGGCCTGGCAAGCATCGTTGGGGGCCGCCGACCCGACGTGGCCTTCGCCTTCACGGGAACCTAG
- a CDS encoding transposase: MSVNAAAWLGLVPRHHSSGGKQNLLGMSKRGEAYVRTLLIHGARSVIYRARQKAT; encoded by the coding sequence ATGAGCGTCAACGCTGCAGCGTGGCTCGGTCTGGTGCCCCGACACCATTCCAGCGGCGGCAAGCAGAACCTGCTGGGTATGAGCAAGCGGGGCGAGGCGTACGTGCGTACGCTTTTGATCCATGGGGCGCGATCCGTGATTTACCGTGCGAGACAGAAGGCGACCTGA
- a CDS encoding anaerobic ribonucleoside-triphosphate reductase activating protein: MDMLRVGGITALTTIDFPGRLAAVVFCQGCPWRCGYCHNPNLLDAGGGALTMPWAAVMAFLERRRGLLDGVVFSGGEPTLQAALPDAMQQVRRLGFEVALHTAGMYPERLATVLHLIDWVGLDVKAPWLSYDAITGVPGSGERARESLRRVLTHGVAYECRTTWHPGLFSETELLSMGTDLAARGVRHWVVQACRLPGQLGASQASLNLESPTVRLLSTQMPGFALR, translated from the coding sequence ATGGACATGCTGCGCGTCGGCGGGATCACCGCGCTAACCACTATCGATTTCCCCGGGCGTCTCGCTGCGGTGGTTTTTTGCCAAGGCTGCCCATGGCGCTGCGGTTACTGCCACAACCCCAATCTTCTTGATGCTGGCGGGGGTGCGCTCACGATGCCCTGGGCTGCTGTCATGGCTTTCCTGGAGCGGCGGCGGGGCTTACTCGACGGCGTCGTATTTTCCGGAGGAGAACCCACATTGCAGGCGGCGTTGCCCGATGCCATGCAACAAGTCCGACGCCTGGGTTTTGAAGTGGCCTTGCATACGGCAGGTATGTACCCGGAGCGCCTTGCCACAGTCCTGCATCTAATCGATTGGGTGGGTTTGGACGTTAAGGCTCCTTGGCTGAGTTACGACGCCATCACTGGTGTTCCTGGCAGTGGCGAGCGGGCACGGGAGTCCCTGAGGCGGGTCTTGACCCATGGAGTGGCCTACGAATGCAGGACAACCTGGCATCCGGGTCTTTTTAGCGAAACCGAGCTTCTGTCCATGGGCACGGATCTTGCGGCTCGCGGTGTACGCCATTGGGTTGTTCAAGCTTGTCGTTTGCCGGGACAGTTGGGTGCGAGTCAGGCAAGCTTGAATCTCGAGAGCCCTACGGTGCGACTCCTGAGCACGCAAATGCCGGGCTTTGCGCTGCGATGA
- a CDS encoding thiazole synthase, with protein sequence MINKQESARDAGWSVDGVTLHSRLLLGSASYPSAQSMRDAIVASEAEIVTVGLKRIASGGEDQSFVPTLLDTLRESGGRLLPNTAGCYDARSAIETAMMAREIFQTNWVKLEVIGDRDSLQPDPVELVEAARVLVRDGFVVWPYCTDDVVSCKRLLDAGCAVLMPWGAPIGSGQGLLNPFALQALRKSMPQATLIVDAGIGAPSHAAQAMELGFDAVLLCSAVSRARDPVEMAGAFAAAVQAGRSAWRAGVIGKSERAIPSTPVGA encoded by the coding sequence ATGATCAACAAACAGGAATCAGCTCGCGACGCCGGATGGTCGGTCGATGGCGTCACGCTGCACAGCCGACTGCTGCTCGGCAGCGCCAGCTACCCCTCGGCGCAGAGCATGCGCGACGCCATCGTGGCCAGTGAGGCCGAGATCGTCACCGTCGGCCTCAAGCGGATCGCCAGCGGCGGCGAGGACCAAAGTTTTGTGCCGACCCTGCTCGACACGCTGCGCGAAAGCGGCGGGCGGCTGCTGCCGAACACCGCCGGGTGCTACGACGCGCGCAGCGCGATCGAGACCGCCATGATGGCGCGCGAAATCTTCCAAACCAACTGGGTCAAGCTTGAGGTCATTGGCGATCGCGACTCGCTGCAACCCGACCCGGTGGAGCTCGTCGAGGCTGCGCGTGTGCTCGTGCGCGACGGATTTGTGGTCTGGCCCTATTGCACCGACGACGTGGTGAGCTGCAAGCGCCTGCTCGACGCTGGTTGCGCCGTGCTCATGCCGTGGGGGGCGCCGATCGGCTCCGGCCAAGGACTGTTGAACCCGTTCGCCCTGCAGGCGCTGCGCAAGAGCATGCCGCAGGCGACCCTAATCGTCGATGCCGGCATTGGTGCGCCGTCGCATGCCGCGCAGGCCATGGAGCTCGGTTTCGATGCCGTCCTGCTGTGTTCAGCCGTGTCGCGGGCGCGCGACCCGGTGGAGATGGCTGGTGCGTTTGCCGCCGCGGTGCAAGCCGGTCGCAGCGCCTGGCGGGCCGGCGTGATCGGAAAGAGCGAGCGCGCGATACCCAGCACGCCAGTGGGAGCATGA
- a CDS encoding metal-sulfur cluster assembly factor, producing the protein MNQPSSEEIREALKDVFDPELGYNIVDLGMVYAIKIDEGVVKVTMTLTTPGCPASDMIEGGVTQRLAAIEGVTAVDIDLVWDPRWSPQSMSPAAKEHFGIAAE; encoded by the coding sequence ATGAACCAGCCCAGCAGCGAAGAGATCCGCGAAGCGCTGAAGGACGTATTCGATCCAGAACTTGGCTACAACATCGTCGACCTCGGCATGGTGTACGCGATCAAGATCGACGAAGGCGTGGTCAAGGTCACCATGACCCTGACCACGCCCGGCTGTCCGGCTTCGGACATGATTGAAGGTGGAGTCACGCAGCGTCTAGCGGCAATCGAGGGTGTCACTGCTGTTGACATCGATCTGGTCTGGGACCCCCGCTGGAGCCCGCAGTCCATGAGCCCCGCCGCCAAGGAGCATTTCGGCATTGCCGCCGAATGA
- a CDS encoding glutamine amidotransferase — MLDRGLRRAIAIRHVAFEDCGSLAAALRARGIALKHVDACTTDLYRLDPFEPEVLVVLGGPIGVADRAVYPFIDAEIKLLHARLQRCLPTIGICLGAQLMAAALGARVYVGEHGKEVGWGPIEPGAGAARHPAMASLFAPEVRVLHWHGDTFELPPDADHLAHSRLYANQAFAVGNYALGLQFHAEIRARNLPRWYVGHAAELAAASVDVAALRGDGVEFAPVLERSAFEVWNAWLERAIRRAS; from the coding sequence ATGCTCGATCGTGGGTTGCGCCGCGCCATCGCGATCAGACACGTCGCGTTTGAGGATTGTGGCTCGCTAGCAGCGGCATTGCGCGCGCGTGGCATTGCGCTCAAGCATGTTGACGCTTGCACTACTGACCTGTACCGTCTGGATCCCTTCGAGCCTGAAGTCCTTGTCGTGCTTGGAGGCCCAATCGGCGTCGCCGACCGGGCCGTGTACCCCTTCATTGATGCCGAGATCAAGCTCTTGCATGCCCGCTTGCAACGCTGCCTTCCCACTATCGGGATTTGTCTCGGTGCACAGTTGATGGCAGCGGCACTGGGGGCGCGGGTCTACGTTGGCGAGCACGGCAAGGAAGTCGGATGGGGTCCCATCGAACCCGGCGCGGGCGCCGCACGCCACCCTGCCATGGCTAGCTTATTTGCCCCCGAGGTACGAGTCCTACACTGGCATGGTGATACGTTCGAACTTCCGCCTGACGCTGATCACCTGGCGCACTCACGTTTATATGCCAACCAAGCGTTCGCCGTCGGGAATTACGCTCTCGGACTGCAGTTTCACGCCGAGATCAGGGCGCGCAATCTGCCACGTTGGTATGTCGGGCATGCCGCTGAGTTAGCCGCCGCCAGCGTAGACGTTGCCGCGTTGAGAGGTGATGGCGTTGAATTTGCGCCCGTTCTGGAGAGGAGCGCCTTCGAGGTGTGGAACGCGTGGCTCGAGCGGGCTATTCGCCGCGCGTCGTAA
- a CDS encoding putative zinc-binding protein has translation MTRSDKSPPPTLVYACSGCSSAAQLANHLAVRMDRNGDAEMSCIAGVGGRVKPLVLIAQRAAQQGRPILAIDGCPLACAKNSLAQIGVVPTQHLQLAEHAVRKTAHADFDSQQAQSLLTRFTQRVRELNAAYEYGAEPVASPV, from the coding sequence ATGACACGATCGGATAAATCGCCTCCGCCAACCCTCGTTTATGCTTGCTCGGGCTGCTCGAGCGCCGCGCAACTTGCAAATCATTTGGCGGTACGCATGGATCGCAACGGCGATGCCGAGATGTCATGTATCGCGGGTGTAGGCGGCCGTGTGAAACCTTTGGTGCTCATTGCGCAGCGGGCAGCGCAGCAAGGGCGACCGATCTTGGCCATCGATGGTTGTCCACTGGCCTGCGCCAAGAACAGCTTGGCCCAAATCGGGGTCGTGCCAACACAGCACCTGCAGCTTGCCGAGCATGCGGTGCGCAAGACGGCGCATGCTGATTTTGACTCGCAACAGGCGCAGAGCCTACTGACACGTTTTACGCAACGTGTGCGTGAACTCAATGCCGCATACGAGTATGGCGCGGAGCCTGTTGCATCCCCGGTGTGA
- a CDS encoding DUF2249 domain-containing protein, which produces MSENLELDVRQLVPMQRHQSIFRTWQNLPNGTSFILINDHDPKPLYYQFDAEHPGEFTWDYLESGPETWRVRIGKTANASADAT; this is translated from the coding sequence ATGAGCGAAAACCTAGAGTTGGACGTACGTCAACTCGTACCGATGCAACGCCATCAATCCATTTTCAGAACCTGGCAGAACCTACCTAACGGAACGAGCTTCATCCTGATCAACGATCATGACCCGAAGCCGTTGTATTACCAGTTCGATGCCGAGCATCCCGGGGAATTTACCTGGGATTACCTTGAATCTGGTCCCGAGACCTGGCGAGTACGAATCGGCAAAACGGCAAACGCTTCGGCTGACGCGACCTGA